From a single Phocoena sinus isolate mPhoSin1 chromosome 1, mPhoSin1.pri, whole genome shotgun sequence genomic region:
- the KLHDC9 gene encoding kelch domain-containing protein 9 isoform X2 translates to MAGAVGGTGASGWTWRPVARDPLLARAFHSCTELRGRFYLVGGLLAGGAREPSSDMVVFDPAEGQAVRVGARGGPRRSHHDAALVGGRWLCVVGGWDGSRRLATVSALDTERGVWEAWTAAPGSYPPAGLSSHTCTRLSDRELRVAGREGGTRTQRRYGSIYTLRLDPGARTYCYKEEGYHTVSRSGHCAALLRSPGPHPGHQLLLFGGCNSAEPEVAGHWNHGKIKEEPPVAPRLMEQLASLVSSGQGSRQGPRGLRHHSCSVVGPFAVLFGGETLTRARDTICNDLYIYDTRKSPSLWFHFPSADHGLKRVGHRTCLWNDQLYLVGGFGEDGRTASPQLSCFGCQAPLFLPKAVEASDYLRSRN, encoded by the exons ATGGCCGGGGCGGTGGGTGGGACAGGGGCCTCAGGCTGGACTTGGCGGCCGGTGGCGCGGGATCCGCTGCTGGCGCGGGCCTTCCATTCATGCACCGAACTGCGGGGACGGTTCTATCTGGTGGGGGGTCTCCTAGCCGGAGGAGCGAGAGAGCCGAGCAGTGATATGGTGGTCTTCGATCCGGCTGAGGGCCAGGCCGTGCGGGTGGGAGCCCGGGGCGGCCCGAGGCGCAGCCACCACGACGCGGCGCTGGTGGGCGGGCGCTGGCTCTGTGTGGTGGGCGGCTGGGATGGGTCGCGCCGCCTGGCCACAGTAAGCGCCCTGGACACCGAGCGCGGTGTGTGGGAGGCGTGGACCGCCGCCCCCGGCAGCTACCCCCCTGCCGGCCTCAGTAGTCACACCTGTACCCGCCTCTCCGACCGAGAGCTGCGGGTGGCAGGCAGGGAGGGCGGGACTCGCACTCAGCGTCGTTATGGAAGCATCTACACGTTAAGGCTGGACCCTGGCGCCCGCACCTATTG CTATAAGGAAGAAGGCTACCACACAGTCTCACGTTCAGGTCACTGCGCTGCCCTGCTCCGAAGTCCTGGGCCCCACCCAGGTCACCAGCTATTGCTCTTTGGGGGCTGCAACTCAGCTGAACCAGAAGTAGCTGGGCACTGGAATCATGGGAAGATTAAG GAGGAACCACCTGTTGCCCCCCGTTTGATGGAACAGCTTGCAAGTCTCGTGAGCAGTGGCCAGGGGTCCCGGCAGGGGCCTCGAGGACTCCGGCATCACTCATGTTCTGTGGTTGGGCCCTTTGCTGTGCTGTTTGGTGGAGAAACTCTGACTAGAGCCCGAGACACCATCTGCAATGACCTCTACATCTATGATACCC GAAAGTCTCCTTCTCTGTGGTTCCACTTCCCCTCTGCAGACCATGGGCTAAAACGCGTGGGCCATCGGACCTGCCTTTGGAATGATCAGCTCTACCTGGTTGGGGGTTTTGGTGAGGATGGCAGGACAGCTAGTCCACAG CTCAGCTGCTTTGGATGCCAGGCCCCGCTGTTCCTGCCGAAGGCGGTTGAAGCCAGCGATTACCTAAGAag cagaaactaa
- the NIT1 gene encoding deaminated glutathione amidase isoform X1 — protein sequence MTCELQKHLTEDRGFNLMLGFIIRPPHQLLSLLLCPGLRIPRLSVLCAQPRLRAMAVSSSSWELPLVAVCQVTSTPDKEQNFITCAELIREAARLGACLAFLPEAFDFIARNPEETLHLSEPLGGNLLGEYTQLARECGLWLSLGGFHERGQDWEQTQKIYNCHVILNNKGSVVATYRKTHLCDVEIPGQGPMHESNSTIPGPSLESPISTPAGKIGLAICYDMRFPELSLALVQAGAEILTYPSAFGSVTGPAHWEVLLRARAIESQCYVVAAAQCGRHHEKRASYGHSMVVDPWGTVVARCSEGPGLCLARIDLNYLRRLRQHLPVFQHRRPELYGHLGHPLS from the exons ATGACTTGTGAACTGCAGAAACATTTGACTGAGGACAGAGGCTTCAATTTAAT GTTGGGCTTCATCATCAGGCCTCCTCACCAGCTCCTGTCCCTTCTTTTGTGTCCTGGACTCCGGATACCTCGACTCTCAGTACTTTGTGCTCAGCCCAG ACTCAGAGCCATGgctgtctcctcttcctcctgggaaCTACCCCTGGTGGCTGTGTGCCAGGTAACATCGACACCGGACAAGGAGCAGAACTTTATAACATGTGCTGAGCTGATTCGGGAGGCTGCCAGACTGGGCGCTTGCCTGGCTTTCCTGCCTGAGGCATTTGACTTCATTGCACGGAACCCTGAAGAGACGCTTCACCTGTCTGAGCCACTGGGTGGGAACCTTTTGGGAGAATATACCCAGCTTGCCAG GGAATGTGGACTCTGGCTGTCCTTGGGTGGTTTCCATGAGCGTGGCCAAGACTGGGAGCAGACTCAGAAAATCTACAATTGTCATGTGATTCTGAACAACAAGG GGTCAGTAGTGGCCACGTATAGGAAGACGCATCTGTGTGACGTAGAGATTCCAGGGCAGGGGCCTATGCATGAAAGCAACTCTACCATACCTGGGCCCAGTCTTGAGTCTCCTATCAGCACACCAGCAGGCAAG ATTGGTCTAGCTATCTGCTATGACATGCGGTTCCCTGAACTCTCTCTGGCATTGGTTCAGGCTGGAGCAGAAATACTTACCTACCCTTCAGCGTTTGGATCTGTTACAGGCCCAGCCCATTGGGAG GTGTTGCTGCGGGCCCGCGCCATTGAAAGCCAGTGCTACGTAGTGGCAGCAGCACAGTGTGGACGCCACCACGAGAAGAGAGCAAGTTATGGCCATAGCATGGTGGTAGATCCCTGGGGAACAGTGGTGGCCCGCTGCTCTGAAGGACCAGGCCTCTGCCTTGCCCGAATTGACCTCAATTATCTGCGACGGTTGCGCCAACACCTGCCTGTGTTCCAGCATCGTAGGCCTGAACTCTATGGCCATCTGGGTCACCCACTGTCTTAA
- the NIT1 gene encoding deaminated glutathione amidase isoform X3, which produces MAVSSSSWELPLVAVCQVTSTPDKEQNFITCAELIREAARLGACLAFLPEAFDFIARNPEETLHLSEPLGGNLLGEYTQLARECGLWLSLGGFHERGQDWEQTQKIYNCHVILNNKGSVVATYRKTHLCDVEIPGQGPMHESNSTIPGPSLESPISTPAGKIGLAICYDMRFPELSLALVQAGAEILTYPSAFGSVTGPAHWEVLLRARAIESQCYVVAAAQCGRHHEKRASYGHSMVVDPWGTVVARCSEGPGLCLARIDLNYLRRLRQHLPVFQHRRPELYGHLGHPLS; this is translated from the exons ATGgctgtctcctcttcctcctgggaaCTACCCCTGGTGGCTGTGTGCCAGGTAACATCGACACCGGACAAGGAGCAGAACTTTATAACATGTGCTGAGCTGATTCGGGAGGCTGCCAGACTGGGCGCTTGCCTGGCTTTCCTGCCTGAGGCATTTGACTTCATTGCACGGAACCCTGAAGAGACGCTTCACCTGTCTGAGCCACTGGGTGGGAACCTTTTGGGAGAATATACCCAGCTTGCCAG GGAATGTGGACTCTGGCTGTCCTTGGGTGGTTTCCATGAGCGTGGCCAAGACTGGGAGCAGACTCAGAAAATCTACAATTGTCATGTGATTCTGAACAACAAGG GGTCAGTAGTGGCCACGTATAGGAAGACGCATCTGTGTGACGTAGAGATTCCAGGGCAGGGGCCTATGCATGAAAGCAACTCTACCATACCTGGGCCCAGTCTTGAGTCTCCTATCAGCACACCAGCAGGCAAG ATTGGTCTAGCTATCTGCTATGACATGCGGTTCCCTGAACTCTCTCTGGCATTGGTTCAGGCTGGAGCAGAAATACTTACCTACCCTTCAGCGTTTGGATCTGTTACAGGCCCAGCCCATTGGGAG GTGTTGCTGCGGGCCCGCGCCATTGAAAGCCAGTGCTACGTAGTGGCAGCAGCACAGTGTGGACGCCACCACGAGAAGAGAGCAAGTTATGGCCATAGCATGGTGGTAGATCCCTGGGGAACAGTGGTGGCCCGCTGCTCTGAAGGACCAGGCCTCTGCCTTGCCCGAATTGACCTCAATTATCTGCGACGGTTGCGCCAACACCTGCCTGTGTTCCAGCATCGTAGGCCTGAACTCTATGGCCATCTGGGTCACCCACTGTCTTAA
- the KLHDC9 gene encoding kelch domain-containing protein 9 isoform X1 has translation MAGAVGGTGASGWTWRPVARDPLLARAFHSCTELRGRFYLVGGLLAGGAREPSSDMVVFDPAEGQAVRVGARGGPRRSHHDAALVGGRWLCVVGGWDGSRRLATVSALDTERGVWEAWTAAPGSYPPAGLSSHTCTRLSDRELRVAGREGGTRTQRRYGSIYTLRLDPGARTYCYKEEGYHTVSRSGHCAALLRSPGPHPGHQLLLFGGCNSAEPEVAGHWNHGKIKEEPPVAPRLMEQLASLVSSGQGSRQGPRGLRHHSCSVVGPFAVLFGGETLTRARDTICNDLYIYDTRKSPSLWFHFPSADHGLKRVGHRTCLWNDQLYLVGGFGEDGRTASPQLSCFGCQAPLFLPKAVEASDYLRSVAQHAES, from the exons ATGGCCGGGGCGGTGGGTGGGACAGGGGCCTCAGGCTGGACTTGGCGGCCGGTGGCGCGGGATCCGCTGCTGGCGCGGGCCTTCCATTCATGCACCGAACTGCGGGGACGGTTCTATCTGGTGGGGGGTCTCCTAGCCGGAGGAGCGAGAGAGCCGAGCAGTGATATGGTGGTCTTCGATCCGGCTGAGGGCCAGGCCGTGCGGGTGGGAGCCCGGGGCGGCCCGAGGCGCAGCCACCACGACGCGGCGCTGGTGGGCGGGCGCTGGCTCTGTGTGGTGGGCGGCTGGGATGGGTCGCGCCGCCTGGCCACAGTAAGCGCCCTGGACACCGAGCGCGGTGTGTGGGAGGCGTGGACCGCCGCCCCCGGCAGCTACCCCCCTGCCGGCCTCAGTAGTCACACCTGTACCCGCCTCTCCGACCGAGAGCTGCGGGTGGCAGGCAGGGAGGGCGGGACTCGCACTCAGCGTCGTTATGGAAGCATCTACACGTTAAGGCTGGACCCTGGCGCCCGCACCTATTG CTATAAGGAAGAAGGCTACCACACAGTCTCACGTTCAGGTCACTGCGCTGCCCTGCTCCGAAGTCCTGGGCCCCACCCAGGTCACCAGCTATTGCTCTTTGGGGGCTGCAACTCAGCTGAACCAGAAGTAGCTGGGCACTGGAATCATGGGAAGATTAAG GAGGAACCACCTGTTGCCCCCCGTTTGATGGAACAGCTTGCAAGTCTCGTGAGCAGTGGCCAGGGGTCCCGGCAGGGGCCTCGAGGACTCCGGCATCACTCATGTTCTGTGGTTGGGCCCTTTGCTGTGCTGTTTGGTGGAGAAACTCTGACTAGAGCCCGAGACACCATCTGCAATGACCTCTACATCTATGATACCC GAAAGTCTCCTTCTCTGTGGTTCCACTTCCCCTCTGCAGACCATGGGCTAAAACGCGTGGGCCATCGGACCTGCCTTTGGAATGATCAGCTCTACCTGGTTGGGGGTTTTGGTGAGGATGGCAGGACAGCTAGTCCACAG CTCAGCTGCTTTGGATGCCAGGCCCCGCTGTTCCTGCCGAAGGCGGTTGAAGCCAGCGATTACCTAAGAag tgTGGCacagcatgcggaatcttag
- the NIT1 gene encoding deaminated glutathione amidase isoform X2: protein MLGFIIRPPHQLLSLLLCPGLRIPRLSVLCAQPRLRAMAVSSSSWELPLVAVCQVTSTPDKEQNFITCAELIREAARLGACLAFLPEAFDFIARNPEETLHLSEPLGGNLLGEYTQLARECGLWLSLGGFHERGQDWEQTQKIYNCHVILNNKGSVVATYRKTHLCDVEIPGQGPMHESNSTIPGPSLESPISTPAGKIGLAICYDMRFPELSLALVQAGAEILTYPSAFGSVTGPAHWEVLLRARAIESQCYVVAAAQCGRHHEKRASYGHSMVVDPWGTVVARCSEGPGLCLARIDLNYLRRLRQHLPVFQHRRPELYGHLGHPLS, encoded by the exons AT GTTGGGCTTCATCATCAGGCCTCCTCACCAGCTCCTGTCCCTTCTTTTGTGTCCTGGACTCCGGATACCTCGACTCTCAGTACTTTGTGCTCAGCCCAG ACTCAGAGCCATGgctgtctcctcttcctcctgggaaCTACCCCTGGTGGCTGTGTGCCAGGTAACATCGACACCGGACAAGGAGCAGAACTTTATAACATGTGCTGAGCTGATTCGGGAGGCTGCCAGACTGGGCGCTTGCCTGGCTTTCCTGCCTGAGGCATTTGACTTCATTGCACGGAACCCTGAAGAGACGCTTCACCTGTCTGAGCCACTGGGTGGGAACCTTTTGGGAGAATATACCCAGCTTGCCAG GGAATGTGGACTCTGGCTGTCCTTGGGTGGTTTCCATGAGCGTGGCCAAGACTGGGAGCAGACTCAGAAAATCTACAATTGTCATGTGATTCTGAACAACAAGG GGTCAGTAGTGGCCACGTATAGGAAGACGCATCTGTGTGACGTAGAGATTCCAGGGCAGGGGCCTATGCATGAAAGCAACTCTACCATACCTGGGCCCAGTCTTGAGTCTCCTATCAGCACACCAGCAGGCAAG ATTGGTCTAGCTATCTGCTATGACATGCGGTTCCCTGAACTCTCTCTGGCATTGGTTCAGGCTGGAGCAGAAATACTTACCTACCCTTCAGCGTTTGGATCTGTTACAGGCCCAGCCCATTGGGAG GTGTTGCTGCGGGCCCGCGCCATTGAAAGCCAGTGCTACGTAGTGGCAGCAGCACAGTGTGGACGCCACCACGAGAAGAGAGCAAGTTATGGCCATAGCATGGTGGTAGATCCCTGGGGAACAGTGGTGGCCCGCTGCTCTGAAGGACCAGGCCTCTGCCTTGCCCGAATTGACCTCAATTATCTGCGACGGTTGCGCCAACACCTGCCTGTGTTCCAGCATCGTAGGCCTGAACTCTATGGCCATCTGGGTCACCCACTGTCTTAA
- the KLHDC9 gene encoding kelch domain-containing protein 9 isoform X3 — translation MAGAVGGTGASGWTWRPVARDPLLARAFHSCTELRGRFYLVGGLLAGGAREPSSDMVVFDPAEGQAVRVGARGGPRRSHHDAALVGGRWLCVVGGWDGSRRLATVSALDTERGVWEAWTAAPGSYPPAGLSSHTCTRLSDRELRVAGREGGTRTQRRYGSIYTLRLDPGARTYCYKEEGYHTVSRSGHCAALLRSPGPHPGHQLLLFGGCNSAEPEVAGHWNHGKIKEEPPVAPRLMEQLASLVSSGQGSRQGPRGLRHHSCSVVGPFAVLFGGETLTRARDTICNDLYIYDTRKSPSLWFHFPSADHGLKRVGHRTCLWNDQLYLVGGFGEDGRTASPQLSCFGCQAPLFLPKAVEASDYLRRN, via the exons ATGGCCGGGGCGGTGGGTGGGACAGGGGCCTCAGGCTGGACTTGGCGGCCGGTGGCGCGGGATCCGCTGCTGGCGCGGGCCTTCCATTCATGCACCGAACTGCGGGGACGGTTCTATCTGGTGGGGGGTCTCCTAGCCGGAGGAGCGAGAGAGCCGAGCAGTGATATGGTGGTCTTCGATCCGGCTGAGGGCCAGGCCGTGCGGGTGGGAGCCCGGGGCGGCCCGAGGCGCAGCCACCACGACGCGGCGCTGGTGGGCGGGCGCTGGCTCTGTGTGGTGGGCGGCTGGGATGGGTCGCGCCGCCTGGCCACAGTAAGCGCCCTGGACACCGAGCGCGGTGTGTGGGAGGCGTGGACCGCCGCCCCCGGCAGCTACCCCCCTGCCGGCCTCAGTAGTCACACCTGTACCCGCCTCTCCGACCGAGAGCTGCGGGTGGCAGGCAGGGAGGGCGGGACTCGCACTCAGCGTCGTTATGGAAGCATCTACACGTTAAGGCTGGACCCTGGCGCCCGCACCTATTG CTATAAGGAAGAAGGCTACCACACAGTCTCACGTTCAGGTCACTGCGCTGCCCTGCTCCGAAGTCCTGGGCCCCACCCAGGTCACCAGCTATTGCTCTTTGGGGGCTGCAACTCAGCTGAACCAGAAGTAGCTGGGCACTGGAATCATGGGAAGATTAAG GAGGAACCACCTGTTGCCCCCCGTTTGATGGAACAGCTTGCAAGTCTCGTGAGCAGTGGCCAGGGGTCCCGGCAGGGGCCTCGAGGACTCCGGCATCACTCATGTTCTGTGGTTGGGCCCTTTGCTGTGCTGTTTGGTGGAGAAACTCTGACTAGAGCCCGAGACACCATCTGCAATGACCTCTACATCTATGATACCC GAAAGTCTCCTTCTCTGTGGTTCCACTTCCCCTCTGCAGACCATGGGCTAAAACGCGTGGGCCATCGGACCTGCCTTTGGAATGATCAGCTCTACCTGGTTGGGGGTTTTGGTGAGGATGGCAGGACAGCTAGTCCACAG CTCAGCTGCTTTGGATGCCAGGCCCCGCTGTTCCTGCCGAAGGCGGTTGAAGCCAGCGATTACCTAAGAag aaactaa
- the KLHDC9 gene encoding kelch domain-containing protein 9 isoform X4 yields the protein MAGAVGGTGASGWTWRPVARDPLLARAFHSCTELRGRFYLVGGLLAGGAREPSSDMVVFDPAEGQAVRVGARGGPRRSHHDAALVGGRWLCVVGGWDGSRRLATVSALDTERGVWEAWTAAPGSYPPAGLSSHTCTRLSDRELRVAGREGGTRTQRRYGSIYTLRLDPGARTYCYKEEGYHTVSRSGHCAALLRSPGPHPGHQLLLFGGCNSAEPEVAGHWNHGKIKAFSLPQGGTTCCPPFDGTACKSREQWPGVPAGASRTPASLMFCGWALCCAVWWRNSD from the exons ATGGCCGGGGCGGTGGGTGGGACAGGGGCCTCAGGCTGGACTTGGCGGCCGGTGGCGCGGGATCCGCTGCTGGCGCGGGCCTTCCATTCATGCACCGAACTGCGGGGACGGTTCTATCTGGTGGGGGGTCTCCTAGCCGGAGGAGCGAGAGAGCCGAGCAGTGATATGGTGGTCTTCGATCCGGCTGAGGGCCAGGCCGTGCGGGTGGGAGCCCGGGGCGGCCCGAGGCGCAGCCACCACGACGCGGCGCTGGTGGGCGGGCGCTGGCTCTGTGTGGTGGGCGGCTGGGATGGGTCGCGCCGCCTGGCCACAGTAAGCGCCCTGGACACCGAGCGCGGTGTGTGGGAGGCGTGGACCGCCGCCCCCGGCAGCTACCCCCCTGCCGGCCTCAGTAGTCACACCTGTACCCGCCTCTCCGACCGAGAGCTGCGGGTGGCAGGCAGGGAGGGCGGGACTCGCACTCAGCGTCGTTATGGAAGCATCTACACGTTAAGGCTGGACCCTGGCGCCCGCACCTATTG CTATAAGGAAGAAGGCTACCACACAGTCTCACGTTCAGGTCACTGCGCTGCCCTGCTCCGAAGTCCTGGGCCCCACCCAGGTCACCAGCTATTGCTCTTTGGGGGCTGCAACTCAGCTGAACCAGAAGTAGCTGGGCACTGGAATCATGGGAAGATTAAGG ccttctctctcccccaagGAGGAACCACCTGTTGCCCCCCGTTTGATGGAACAGCTTGCAAGTCTCGTGAGCAGTGGCCAGGGGTCCCGGCAGGGGCCTCGAGGACTCCGGCATCACTCATGTTCTGTGGTTGGGCCCTTTGCTGTGCTGTTTGGTGGAGAAACTCTGACTAG